From the genome of Virgibacillus proomii, one region includes:
- a CDS encoding tyrosine-type recombinase/integrase, translated as MSKNAGIEYMGKAKDGKLERYRLIVYCGYDSNGKQIKRKRTVTVSGIVEARKKRAEFITEVETGEYVAPSNTTLKIYAEKQYMSNLKKRVSDSTIDTYQRILNNHIYKHLGGYQMDQLTHNHIKQYIQELDAISLASSTINKHYNILNGIFKLAVTNEVIKKNPMDKVDRPSVKYKKGSVYTNDEIKELMILLDKEKNKQMSLLIKLAVTTGMRRGELLALQWDDVKFKDNTINVRYSIGYTKHSGYKLKEPKTPNSIRKVAVAPEIMNELKKHKHVKNTDRIKTEELWESGKHFFVFSSEFGKPLYPAVPSRWFSRFLERTGFKKVRFHDLRHTHATYLLNKEAGIKDISKRLGHANISTTVDTYGHYDKEKDKKLADMFNDIL; from the coding sequence ATGAGTAAGAATGCTGGTATTGAATACATGGGGAAAGCGAAAGATGGTAAATTAGAAAGGTATCGGCTAATTGTCTATTGTGGGTATGATAGCAATGGTAAACAAATAAAAAGAAAGCGAACTGTCACTGTTTCGGGAATTGTTGAAGCACGAAAAAAACGTGCTGAGTTCATTACAGAGGTTGAAACTGGGGAATATGTTGCACCTTCCAACACAACATTAAAAATTTACGCTGAAAAACAATATATGAGCAACCTAAAGAAACGCGTTTCTGATAGCACAATTGACACATATCAACGAATATTAAATAACCACATTTATAAACATTTAGGTGGTTACCAAATGGATCAATTAACCCATAATCATATTAAGCAATATATTCAAGAGCTAGATGCAATAAGTCTTGCAAGCAGTACTATTAATAAGCATTACAATATATTAAATGGCATCTTTAAATTAGCGGTAACAAATGAAGTTATAAAGAAGAATCCTATGGATAAAGTAGATCGTCCTTCTGTTAAGTATAAAAAAGGTTCGGTATACACAAATGATGAAATAAAAGAACTAATGATTTTGCTTGATAAAGAAAAAAATAAACAAATGAGTCTGTTAATTAAACTAGCTGTTACAACGGGAATGCGTAGAGGCGAATTGTTAGCCTTACAATGGGATGATGTGAAATTTAAAGATAACACCATTAATGTACGCTATTCGATTGGATACACCAAGCATAGCGGATATAAGTTGAAAGAGCCTAAAACACCCAATTCTATTAGAAAAGTTGCGGTTGCTCCAGAAATTATGAATGAATTAAAAAAACATAAGCATGTAAAAAATACTGATCGAATAAAGACAGAGGAATTATGGGAAAGTGGTAAACATTTCTTTGTATTTTCAAGTGAATTTGGTAAGCCATTATACCCTGCCGTCCCTAGCCGATGGTTTAGTCGATTTTTAGAACGTACTGGTTTTAAAAAAGTTCGTTTTCACGATTTAAGACATACTCACGCAACATATTTATTAAATAAGGAAGCTGGAATTAAAGACATTTCTAAAAGATTGGGACATGCCAATATTTCAACTACAGTTGATACTTATGGTCATTATGATAAAGAAAAAGATAAAAAATTGGCTGACATGTTTAATGATATTTTGTAA
- a CDS encoding helix-turn-helix domain-containing protein, which yields MNIKFEPIKRNTLTVSETAKYLGVSTDLIYLLVREGKIIHFRLGRRILFKKEEIDKWVQSQMVGGLDDEQ from the coding sequence ATGAATATCAAATTTGAACCAATCAAACGAAATACACTTACTGTTTCTGAAACAGCAAAATATTTAGGCGTCTCGACTGATTTAATTTATTTATTGGTGCGGGAAGGAAAAATTATTCATTTTCGTCTTGGGAGACGCATTTTATTTAAGAAAGAAGAAATAGACAAGTGGGTGCAGTCCCAAATGGTTGGTGGTTTAGATGATGAACAATAA
- a CDS encoding bifunctional DNA primase/polymerase, giving the protein MNNNKKGVNVAASTPSQESTNLKAALAYSEMLNWSVFPIHYKSKVPITQHGFKDATTDENQLIEWWTRYPHAGIGLPTGKINNLVVLDVDPRNNGIYSLDRLIDEYEPFPYTVECLTGGGGNHYYFRYDERIKKSHIPGFEGIDIQSDGKYVVLPPSTHPSGRKYYWEESSKPVVNPIADMPNWLIDQLKQNQTNTNYNARSIEDYLMILQGVPDGNRNNSMMTLIGYLLGKGIDYRVAYMLVLLWNENNDPPLDKNIVTKAFNNILRKEASRRLTHDRGIGS; this is encoded by the coding sequence ATGAACAATAATAAAAAAGGCGTGAATGTTGCAGCATCCACACCTTCACAAGAGAGCACTAACCTTAAGGCAGCATTAGCTTATTCCGAAATGCTTAACTGGTCAGTGTTTCCTATCCATTATAAAAGCAAAGTTCCCATTACGCAACATGGATTCAAGGATGCTACTACTGACGAAAACCAGTTAATCGAATGGTGGACAAGATATCCTCATGCAGGGATAGGTCTACCGACTGGAAAAATTAATAATCTGGTGGTGCTTGATGTAGATCCAAGAAATAATGGCATTTATTCACTAGATAGATTAATAGATGAATATGAGCCTTTTCCTTATACGGTTGAATGTCTAACAGGTGGTGGAGGAAATCATTATTATTTCAGATATGATGAACGAATCAAAAAAAGTCATATACCAGGTTTTGAAGGAATCGATATCCAGAGTGATGGAAAGTACGTTGTTTTACCACCAAGCACTCACCCTAGTGGAAGAAAATATTATTGGGAAGAATCTTCTAAACCAGTCGTAAATCCTATTGCAGATATGCCTAACTGGTTAATTGATCAGTTAAAACAAAATCAAACAAACACCAATTATAATGCAAGATCAATAGAAGATTATTTAATGATACTTCAAGGGGTTCCAGATGGTAATAGAAACAACAGTATGATGACGTTAATAGGCTATTTATTAGGAAAAGGGATTGATTATAGAGTTGCTTACATGCTAGTTCTGTTATGGAACGAAAATAACGATCCTCCCCTAGACAAAAACATAGTAACGAAAGCCTTTAACAACATATTAAGAAAAGAGGCTTCAAGGAGGCTGACTCATGATAGAGGAATTGGATCATGA